The following nucleotide sequence is from Nomascus leucogenys isolate Asia chromosome 13, Asia_NLE_v1, whole genome shotgun sequence.
CCTGTCAATCATCTGTGTTGGGCTGCTCTATACATACTACACCAAACCAGATGGCTGCACAGAAAACAAGTTCTTCATCAGTATTAACCTGATCCTTTGCGTTGTGGCTTCTATTATATCGATCCACCCAAAAATTCAGGTATGATTGTTTACTACTTCTTTCTCCTGTGAAAGGTTTTTAATTCTAAGCTTAAAATCTAGGTACCCTTTCTTATGAATTTATGTCTAAGTTTATCTACTTGAACACTTTTCCATATTATAAAATCTTCATAATTCTATTTCATGCCTATATCATAATTAAATGAATTTcactatcattaaaaaaaaaaaaaacccaggtaaCTTGAAAATttatagtgctttttttttttttttttttgagatggagtctcgctctgtcgaccaggctggagtgcagtggcacgatctcgactcactgcaacctcttcctcctgggttcaagcagttctctgcctcagcctcctgagtagctgggatcacaagcatccACCACCAgtcctggccaatttttgtatttttagtagagatagggtttcaccatcttggccaggctgaactcttgacctcgtaatccacccgcctcggcctcccaaggtgctgggattacaggcgtgagccaccacgcctggccgggaattagtctttttttttttctttttttgagacaaagtctcactcttgtcccctaggctggagtgcgatggtacaatctcagttcactacaacctccacttcccaggttcaagtaattctcctgccttggccaggcgcctgccaccatgcctggctaatttttgtatttttagttgagacagggtttcaccaggttggcaaggctggtctcatactcctgacctcaggtgatccacccatctcagcttcccaaagtgctagttttacaggtgtaagccaccgcacacGGCTGGGAATGATTCTTATGAGTCATTAGCCAAGATATTTTAGGGGAAttaaactgtgaaaaataattgattttaatatttcaaaacaaaactcatGCTCTTGAGTTCTAAATACCAtagtttaggctgggtgtggtggcctaacgcctgtaatcccagcactttgggaggccaaggcgggtggatcactagaggtcaggagttcaagaccagcctgactaacatggtgaaatgtcgtctctactaaaaatacaaaattagctaggtgtaggggcacacacctgtgatcccagctacttggcaggctgaggggaaggagaatagcctgaaccctggaggtggaggttgcagtgagctgagattgcgccattgcactccagcctgggcaataagagcgaaactccagctgggtgcaatggctcatgcctgtaatcccagcactttgggaggccgaggcgggctgatcacctgaggtcaggagtttgagaccagcctggccaacatgacgaaaccccatctctactaaaagtacaaaaattagccaggtgtggtggcgggcacctgtaattccagctactcaggaggctgaagcaaggagaaacttgaacccaggaggaggttacagtgagctgagatcgcaccactgcactccagcctgggtgacaagagcgagactccgtctcaaaaacagaacaaacaaacaaaaaaaaaacagtttaaaaaaattcatggaGTTATagatatgaaatatgaaaattcTATCTAGACCTCACCTTTccttttaaaagtgagaaaacagAAGTCTCAAAGAAGTGATAGGTCTCACCCAGCTACTAATTAGTTGCAAAGCTGATCTTAGATCTTTTCACTACACCAAAGGAGTAGAAAATCAAAGGCCTTGTGTGATGCACAGGAATTTCTAGGATCATGAAATGCCTTGAGAACCAGTAGTACTTGCTTCATCTTTCTGGGTTCTTTTGCGAGCTAACTGAACTGAAAGATTACTTGTCACCTTTCAACTCTCAAGAAGAATCTGAAACTTCTCAGTTACTGATAGTTGAATTAATCCCAGAGAAGTGCACTGCATTTTGGAAAGTCAGCCCTTGGCAGTCCCCGTGCcactgttttccttttgattccataGGAACACCAGCCTCGCTCCGGCCTCTTGCAGTCCTCCCTCATCACCCTCTACACTATGTACCTCACCTGGTCAGCCATGTCCAATGAACCTGGTAAGGGAATGTCAATAACACATTCATttgataaaaagaaaggaaatcagcccTTACATAGGTGGTACAAAAACTAGAGCTAGAGCAAATgtgaaacaagcaaacaaaacttaAATGTACAGTGTTCACTGTAGGTTTGTAGGTATTTACCTTTCACATTTTAGTCCCCACATCTATTCATAGCTATTTATAACTGACAGTCTAAACGGTCAGAGTCCTTTAGATGGTCTAGGCTTTACCTAACCTAGGCTGAGTCAAACTAGTTGAGAGCCATGGTCAAGGGCTTTGGCCCTTTGTTTTGACTGAATTTTAGTTTGATGTCACAGGCTCTAGAAGAAACAGCTGTAGGAAATCTCCTTTTGTAGTTATTATGGGATTGTTTCTCAGTAGGATATTCTATGGGcttcttttaaaggaaaacaattaaTGCAGACCCCCTCCATGATAACTTATATTTTGTTCTTAAGTAACTATGTGAAAACCAAAATAGAGATAAACTTCTGTGCTTAAAACCTTGGCactaaagaattaaaaagattTGTCAGTCAAACTACAAAACCAATAAAATCAATAATGATGTTTATGAAATTTGACAGATtctgttgttcttttctttttttcctaattctaagTCATTGATTGTGACCAAATGTGTTACTGACTgctaaatttcagattttttaagtAAAGCATTCCCATGTTTCACATCATGACTGAATGATATGTAAGGAACTCCTCAAGTCCTTTCTTGGAACAAGATGAGCTATAACCAAGgataataaaaattttctcattttcagatCGTTCCTGCAACCCCAACCTGATGAGCTTTATTACACGCATAACTGCACCAACCCTGGCTCCTGGAAATTCAACTGCTGTGGTCCCTACCCCTACTCCACCGTCAAAGAGTGGGTCTTTACTGGATTCAGATAATTTTATTGGACTGTTTGTCTTTGTTCTCTGCCTTTTGTATTCGAGGTAAGTTAAAAGGTACTTAAAACAAGATTTTCATGGAGGTTGATAATAAAGTGAAGAAACTGTTTTGCTTTCAAAAAGCAGcatgagaaattaaaaaactttGCTCTCTTTAATGAAAAGTTCTTTACTTGCTTCAGTTACAGAgctgtgtacatatatatttttttgagacagcgtcttgctctgtcacctaggctggagtgcagtggcacgatctcagctcactgcaatctccacctcctgggttcaagcaattctgcctcaggctcccaagtagctgggattacaggcacctgccactatgcctggctaatttttgtatttttagtagagacagcatttcaccatgttggctaggctggtctcgaactcctgacctcaggtgatcctcctgtctcagcctcccaaagtgctgggattacaggtgtgagccatcatgcccagcctgtagtaagttttgaaattaggaagtatgagtcctccaaatttgttctttttaaaaattgttttggcagTTATGGGTCCTTTGCATTCCCATGTGAATTtcaggatcagcttgtcaatttctgcaaaaaaaatatGTAGTTGGGATTTTTGTAGGGATTGAGTTGAATCTGTATAGACCAAATTGGGGAGTATTGTCATCTCAGCAATATTAAGGCTTCCAGTCTGTGACCATGAAGATAGCTTACTGAAGTCTTCTTTACTTAaaccatttatttaggtctttaatttctttcagtggtTTATAGTTAGTTATTAGTATACAAATCttaaacttattttgtttttaagcgttttattctaaataaaattctaagtgttttattcttttcgatggtattataaatgaatatatgttttcttAGCTTAACTTTTGGGTTGtttattgctagtgtatagaGATGTGATTggtgaccaggcacggtggctcatgcctgtattccccacacgttaggaggctgaggtgggaggatcgcttgtgtgcaggagtttgagaccagccagagcaagatagtaagaccctgtctctataaaaattagccaggtgtggtggtgcaatctgtagtcccagctacttggggaggtgggaggaccaattgagcccaggaggtcaaggctgcagtgagctgtgattgtactgCTACAGtccacctgggtgacacagtgagccctcatctcaaaaagaaagaaatacaattgattttgtgggtttttttttttttttttttttaagagaagaagtcttgctctgtcatctaggctggaatgcagtggtgtgatcatagttcactacagaCTCAagctcctggtttcaagtgatcctcccacctcagcctcctgagtagctgaaactgcaggcacacaccatcatgcccagctaatttttaatctttttaggaacagtcttgctatgttgcactggccagtcttgagctcctgtcctctagcgatcctcccacctcagcctctcaagtagttgagattacaaggcgtgagccaccacacccagtcctgatttctgtatattgatcttgtatcctgcaactttggtGAACTTATTTATTGGTTCTAATAGTTTGCATGTGTATGTATTCCATAGGATTTCCTATAAACAAGATGAAGTCATCTACagatagagatagttttacttcttttctaatctGGATACCATTTATCTCCTTTtcttgctctggctagaactttaCTACATTGTTggatagaagtggtgagagtaggatccttgtcttgttcctgatctcagGGGAAAAGTTTTTAGTCTTTctgttaagtatgatgttagctctgggtttttcatttgttccttttatCAGCCTGAGGAAGTTCTACTTTGACTGTTTTTATCATGGAAAGGTATTGGATTTGTGAGATGTTTTGTCTGTGTCTGTTGAAACGAGCATgtaatttttgtcctttatttgtatttacatttttattcagtcGTTTAACAAACTTTTAGTGAACATCTGTAGTGCTAGAAATACATAGACTAAGGTCATTGTTAAGGCATTCTGTGAATAGCAAGGAAGACAGGAGTGATACGTGCAGTGGCAGAAGGAAGCCTAGGAAGCTGTGGGAAGTCGGAGGAGTGTCTTGTAACCTAGCCAGTGAGGGGTGATGTCAGGGAAAGCCTTCCAGAGGACATGACAGCAAGTCAGAGAAGTGAAGGATGAGTAAGTTAGTTGGAAGGAGGTTAGCGCATGGTATATTCCAATCATAGAAGCGGCACTTGTGAAGTCACGGAAACAGACACTGAGAGCATAGTGTGTTTTATGAAACTCCTAAGCAATTAAACCATCACATCAAGTAGTAACTGATGACAGTGCCATCAGTCTTATGATGATAGGCAGCAGTTCAGAACTTTAAGCAGGATCTTCAGAAAGCTTTCGGTCTCCAGAGTAGGAACAGCTCAGCAGTAAGTGTCTTGTATACAGGCCAGTGGCAGCAGTTCATTGTCATGGCCCCTTTCTGATTTGTCTTCCTTGGGATCACTTTCCAGCATCCGCACTTCCACTAATAGCCAAGTAGACAAGCTGACCCTATCAGGGAGTGACAGCGTCATCCTTGGTGATACAACTACCAATGGTGCCAGTGATGAAGAAGATGGACAGCCTCGGCGGGCTGTGGACAACGAGAAAGAGGGAGTGCAGTATAGCTACTCCTTATTCCATCTCATGCTCTGCTTGGCTTCCTTGTACATCATGATGACCCTGACCAGCTGGTACAGGTAGGAGACACAGACAAAACAGACGGAAGACCATAAAACCCTTGGATGGCCTATAAAATCTCATCCATTGTCCTGACCTCAGAATCCTTGCTCTTACCCATATAGTGAAGTTGGGTTAAATACTCTTGACTTTATCCCCTCTAGCATTTAAAACCCATTGGAATTCTTTGCAGTGCAAATCACTGGGAGTTCTTACAGGGTCGAGTTAATTGAGAGAGAAAATCATGACATAAAGCAATCTGACCCATCTTTGTTCACTAATTTTCTGTGTATAGAGATGGCCATGTCAGAGCATTCTGGTTCACGTAATAATGTACTAAGGAAGGAAAGTTTCAAGGAGGCTATCTCAATCTAGACTTTTGCCAATAACTAGGAACATCTAAAGAACTTTGCCCTGATAGGGTCTTTCATGCTGGCAAGAAGAAAAGTCATTTGAGAGGCAGAGACAATGAGTTCTTTAGTTCTTGGtcataagaactaaaaatagcaGCTTCCTCTGGTCCCCTGCAACCCTACTGGGGGGTAGTGCCAGCCAAGTTTCACTGGAGAATTTCTTGGCCTTGGCTGGGGGCTGCAGGAGGGTGATAGAAGTCGGGTAGACCGGGCTCTTCTACCTGactctctcttgttttcttagCCCTGATGCAAAGTTTCAGAGCATGACCAGCAAGTGGCCAGCTGTGTGGGTCAAGATCAGCTCCAGCTGGGTCTGCCTCCTGCTTTACGTCTGGACCCTTGTGGCTCCACTTGTCCTCACCAGTCGGGACTTCAGCTGAACCCCTGAGTGCGAAGGACAGCACTGAAACTCACAAAGGTCTCCTTCACCAAAAACCCATATACCTTTTAAGTTTGCTTCACCTAGAATATTAAGTGAATGCTTTGCAAGTTTGACTGTATCCAGGTTTATATCAGAAGATGAGATTGAATAATGCTTGATGCAGAATCTAAACTTCTCATTTATCTGTATATTATGTTTACTTCTAAGGATATAGCACAAAGGGaacattttttgtttaaagtGAACTACAGCTGTGCTGTGAAGAGAGTTCTTTATAAAGCCTGTAGGTTCTTTTAACTTTGGTTTAAAATGTAAGATAGGAAAATGTTGGATATTTGAGGCCAtgcttaatatatttatattgcaGTAtcctttaaaagcaaaaaaaaaaaaaaatgcatttatattacAGTTTTCCTCTATGAAAGTCCTTACTTATATGATACAAGCACTGTGTTTTGTGCTTAAACTCTTCAGAGGGGTAGCATCAAAGTTCTTGGGGAAGGATTGTATATGTGGGTCCCTTCCCTAGAAGAATGGTTGCTGATATGGCTACTGCTTCTACATCTTGagttttttaatttactttttttacaCTGTAGGATTGATACTGCTTGATTCAAGTCTGGTGCTTTGCCAGATGTATTAATTTCCATAAATGCTTTGTGAGTTTGGTTAAAATGAAGATTCACTTGGGAAAACACTGCAGCTTTAGTCTATGTTATTATCTTGTTATGagaatgtaaaagtaaaatgcatGTGAATTTATTACATTTGCACTATGAAGGTATTTGTTAAAATAGAAAGACTTTTAAGATTTTAAGGCCCTTTCTTCCAGCAGCTTTTATGAGTTAGCAGCCATTCTTTATTTTCTGGATAGCCAGGTTTTATCAAGCTTCTAGTCAGGATGCTCCTATTCCTTCTAAAAATTACAGTCTGGCTAGTGAGCAAAGTAATTTATTCAAAAGTCCTAAATATCTTCTCTAGGTAAGACACTTGGTAGATGAGAGACAGGGAAGGCATTGTCAAGAAACATTTTCATGAGAGGTGGTGTGCAAAAAGGTAGAATAAAAGAGTTCTTTCAACAAAGATTTACTGTCTGTTCTGTACTAGACCCTGTAGGTTTTGGGGTACAGTGTTTGGACTTTAATAGCTTAGAGAAGAGAGCAAATGAGCTGACAGGTTATAATGTGAATTAGTGCTGTGGTTTAGGAATTGGAGAGAACTCAAAGGAGAGGTATTTGGTGTAATGGTAGGCTTTCtggagaaaatgatatttaagCCAAGAACTCTTAGAAGTTAGCTAAGAGAGAGATGGGAAAATGAGGTGACATTGCTGGAGTAGATAAAACTGCATGTTAAAGGCaggaagatggggaaaaaaaagttcagtaaaGCTGGAATGGGGAAATGTAGTCAGGGACTGAATTTTAAAGGGCTTTATCAACCTCAGTAAAAAGTTTGGACCTTATGTTGAGGGCGGCTGAAAACATATTCATAGTGTCATGAACAAATTTTATCTTCAGTCACTTGGGCTGATATATAGAGAATGGATTTAGAGAGATGAGACCAGGAGCAGTCCATATGAGATGTGAAATAGAGAAGTGGAATCTTAGGGATGGGGAGAAATTGACAGGTGAGGGCTACTTagcaattagaattttttttttttaatgtttaatttttttttttttgaggcagagtcttgctctgtcgcccaggctggagtgcagtagtgcgatctcagctcactgcaagctccacctcccgggttcacgccattctcccacctcagcctcctgagtagctgggactacaggcacccaccaccacacctggccaatttttttttgtatttttagtagagacggggtttcaccatgttagctaggatggtctcgatctcctgacctcgtgatccaccgccgcggcctcccaaagtgctaggattcctggcatgagccaccgcgcccggccagcaattAGAATTTTAACACTGGCAGTTATGAATAATATGAAGGAGAGGTAGATTTCTGAGTGATTCTGGTTTAACCAGCTGGGTGGATAGTGGTTCCATTTATTCAGGTGGCAAACAGGAAGAACGTGTTTGAAGAAGAATGGAGGTAGGTGGTCTCTTAAGAATGGTTAAGAGGCTTGGGAGTCAGACTGCTTGGGTTTGCATCCCAGCtttgccattttctggctatcaAACTTGTCAGCTAGTATTTGTTGAGTACGTGCTATGATTTATGACCACGGTCAGCTGAGCCTCAGTGTTGGTGCCTAGTATACAAGATTGTTAAAGAATAAAGTTGTTTTGCAAAGTGTAACCCATTTTTAGCACTGACAGTAGCTGCTGATCTCATTATGGGCTAAAATAAGACAATATTCAAAGGTCAGAGATATTTAGCCAGAATCTGATGGAGGCTGGATTTCAGATGTTGTTACAGAATTAGACAGAGGTACACAGAGGGGACAGGCTCAGTTAGGGTAGAGGTGTGGGGTAGGGAAGCAGGACTTGATATAAATTATTGGAATCATTGTC
It contains:
- the SERINC3 gene encoding serine incorporator 3, with protein sequence MGAVLGVFSLASWVPCLCSGASCLLCSCCPNSKNSTVTRLIYAFILLLSTVVSYVMQRKEMETYLKKIPGFCEGGFKIHEADINADKDCDVLVGYKAVYRISFAMAIFFFVFSLLMFKVKTSKDPRAAVHNGFWFFKIAALIGIMVGSFYIPGGYFSSVWFVVGMIGAALFILIQLVLLVDFAHSWNESWVNRMEEGNPRLWYAALLSFTSAFYILSIICVGLLYTYYTKPDGCTENKFFISINLILCVVASIISIHPKIQEHQPRSGLLQSSLITLYTMYLTWSAMSNEPDRSCNPNLMSFITRITAPTLAPGNSTAVVPTPTPPSKSGSLLDSDNFIGLFVFVLCLLYSSIRTSTNSQVDKLTLSGSDSVILGDTTTNGASDEEDGQPRRAVDNEKEGVQYSYSLFHLMLCLASLYIMMTLTSWYSPDAKFQSMTSKWPAVWVKISSSWVCLLLYVWTLVAPLVLTSRDFS